Part of the Capsicum annuum cultivar UCD-10X-F1 chromosome 12, UCD10Xv1.1, whole genome shotgun sequence genome is shown below.
GAAGAATAAGAACAGATTAAGAAGTTAAGTGAATTGTAGCTGatctaaagtaaaaataaaagtgtCATAGTGCTAACAACTTAAACTGTTGATTATTTACACTGTTCAGTGCTAACAACTTAAACTGTTGATTATTTACACTGTTCAAAATGGTATCATATCTGGAATTCAATTCTAAAAGACAATTTTCAGCAATTTTTTTTCACGTGCTTAGttcaagagaaaaaaatcaagctGCGCACACCGAGCATTTTAGTTGTCTTAAATAATGCTAAAAATGTCACTTCTCCTACAATTAAGCTTTTAGATATGGCAGTTGACACTCTGCAATCTAGAACTGCAAGGAAGCAATCTAGAACTGCAAGGCCATGCTATCTCATCTTTCGAGATAACAGTTTACTCTCTTTTCCAAAACTTCTGGTCAGAACAGACTAGAACTTTGCAATGGGTTGAAGAGCTAAATTGTTGTACTTGCAGGAATCCAGCCTGCCTGACATATTAACCGAGAACAGTTGGGTGTCTCCAAATGCTGCTATAAGATGTCGTACTAATGGAAGTATTTCGAATGGGATGGGCTTGATTATAGATACACCTTCATCGAGTATCGAGATAGGAAGTCCTATGAAATCTGTTGCAGAAGCTCACATAGAATCAGACAATCCAATATTTCCACTTGTGAGCAGACATGTGGAGGTACCAGATCTTCTTGAAATAAATTCCTCTAGGCCTGACCCTTTTAACTTAGTCCAATTCAGTGCGGAAGTAAGAGAATCCATTCAGTTAGATGACATGAAAGATGAACCTGCTTCAGATTCACGAGATTCTTCTGCGTCAACTGCAACAGGGGGTTACATTAGCTACACCGACTTCTTAGaaccaaataaaatttcaatttcttccATCTCCTTAAGTCTTCGCCCCTTGTATCGTGGAACTCAGAAGATACAAATCTTGCACAACAATGGTGAGTTGCAAGTTTTCTCTAGATGCCTGAAGGTGCGGTTTGGAATTAGTACAAGGTTTGTTGATTATGCTGGTCGACCACGGTTGAGTTTTGTGGTGGATGCATCATCAGAGCTATGTCAACTTTTGGATGCAATTGATAATCTTGCTCAGAAATTAATCGAGGATACAGGAAGCATGTCAGAATGGAGGCCTGTGGTCAACAGAAAGCCTGGCTTTATGAACTGTCCTACCATTCGTCTGAAGTAAGTTCCCCAATGTTTCTTTCCTAGATAGGTGAAACCTGcttatttttcctgttatttgAAACCAGGAGAGCCTTTACTTTGTGTTTTTTTTCTGGTATGCTCTTGATGCTTGTGAGATCAAATTTTCCTTTTCCATTATGCCTCTAATGTGAGGCTAGTCTGCTTCTGTATATGCTAGTCTTCCTTCAGACTTCCCAACCTGATATACAAGTAATAGATGAGCTTTTAGTGCATGGTTCATACTTTCATAGTTTATGGAAGTTAGGATAGGAGAGCGGTCTATTACATAGAAAATGTATTAGTATCATATTTTTTCTCAGCTTTCATTCACACCACCACAGCTCCACTCACCTGCGCAATGAGCCCTTTACTGATCAATATCCTACTGCAGTTCGAAACTAATATTCTATTGCATGTGAACGTGCAGTTTACCAACTGTGGTAGATGGTAATATCTCCCGCTGGGTCACAGAGATATACCAGAAAGAGTCTTCCTCAACGCAGAAGCTCATGTTCAGTAGGTTTGATGTGGCAGAACTGGATCCCTTGATTAGTCCAGGGACTGTGTTGGATGCATACTACTCATTGGATTCATATGACTACCAACAGATTGCAGGCATCCGTCTGGTGGCTAAAAAGTTGATTGTGTATTCCTCCTGAGAGATGAGGTGCCTTGTTGACTGGTATAACTTAATAGTTGTAAAATTTGCTTCTAATGTCTACTTTATTTTGGACATAGGAGAAGGCTGTAAAGTCTGACGAGAATGATATTCAAATTGTTTCACCTAATAATAAGTTGGGTTGTTTTTCACCTTATTTATTATAAGTTGAATGACTTCTATTCACAGCC
Proteins encoded:
- the LOC107850932 gene encoding protein NEN1 is translated as MVTSEDRSEIVFFDVETTIPTRTGQRYALLEFGAIVVCPRKLVEQHSYSTLVRPSDFSLISTLSVRCNGITRDAVTSAPSFADVADKVFDILHGRIWAGHNIMKFDCPRIREAFAGVNRPAPEPKGIIDTLALLTERFGRRAGNMKMASLATYFGLGQQTHRSLDDVRMNFEVLKYCATVLFLESSLPDILTENSWVSPNAAIRCRTNGSISNGMGLIIDTPSSSIEIGSPMKSVAEAHIESDNPIFPLVSRHVEVPDLLEINSSRPDPFNLVQFSAEVRESIQLDDMKDEPASDSRDSSASTATGGYISYTDFLEPNKISISSISLSLRPLYRGTQKIQILHNNGELQVFSRCLKVRFGISTRFVDYAGRPRLSFVVDASSELCQLLDAIDNLAQKLIEDTGSMSEWRPVVNRKPGFMNCPTIRLNLPTVVDGNISRWVTEIYQKESSSTQKLMFSRFDVAELDPLISPGTVLDAYYSLDSYDYQQIAGIRLVAKKLIVYSS